In Primulina eburnea isolate SZY01 chromosome 14, ASM2296580v1, whole genome shotgun sequence, the following proteins share a genomic window:
- the LOC140811647 gene encoding transcription factor MTB1-like → MRLDFGMEAVGWNVEDKAMTAAVLGAKAFDHLMSSSVSAECSFMTLGNDEKLQNKLSDLVERPGFANFSWNYAIFWQLSRSNSGDLVLGWGDGCCREPRDDEESEFTQIHNMRLEDESKQRMRKRVLQKLHTLFGGTDEDSYAFGLDKVTDTEMFFLASMYFCFARGEGGPGKCFGSNKHVWLLDALKSPIDYCVRSFLAKSAGMQTIVLIPTDIGVVELGSVKCIPESSEILKEIRSSFSSISPHLSVKKVGPVANQKDVDDPISNLVSGTRSEVVAKIFGQDLNSGRMQFIEKLAVKKVEGRAWDANVDGLRLPFAKTGNGFHGATWTQYNNVKPGNHAEIYSPRPATKNLHEHIGGPRKEFRLNNTQNQKPAKMQIDFTGATSRPLVSQTHSVDSEHSDVEVSCQEEQNGLSTEMRPRKRGRKPANGRMEALNHVEAERQRREKLNQRFYALRAVVPNISKMDKASLLGDAISYITELQTKLKNMESEGERPRSIPREASCLEAKTSTEMQESVPRIDVQANGDDVTVQMSCQLDAHPVSKIYQAIKNAQATIVDTKMAVGSEKIFHTFVVKSVGSEPLTKEKLINAYSHDSNSWQP, encoded by the coding sequence ATGAGATTAGATTTCGGGATGGAGGCTGTTGGGTGGAATGTTGAGGATAAGGCCATGACGGCGGCGGTTTTAGGAGCCAAGGCTTTTGATCACTTGATGTCGAGCTCCGTTTCTGCTGAATGCTCTTTCATGACGTTGGGGAATGATGAGAAGTTGCAGAATAAGCTGTCAGATCTTGTGGAACGCCCAGGTTTCGCCAATTTTAGCTGGAATTATGCAATCTTTTGGCAGCTTTCGAGGTCTAATTCCGGGGATTTGGTCTTGGGCTGGGGAGATGGGTGTTGTCGTGAGCCTCGCGATGACGAGGAGTCTGAATTTACCCAGATTCACAATATGCGACTTGAAGATGAATCCAAACAAAGAATGAGGAAAAGGGTCCTCCAGAAGTTGCATACTTTGTTTGGGGGAACCGATGAGGATAGTTATGCCTTTGGATTGGATAAGGTTACGGATACGGAGATGTTCTTCCTGGCTTCCATGTACTTCTGCTTTGCTAGGGGAGAAGGGGGTCCTGGAAAATGTTTTGGGTCAAATAAGCATGTCTGGTTGTTGGATGCTTTGAAGTCTCCGATTGATTATTGCGTGAGATCCTTTCTTGCAAAGTCGGCTGGTATGCAAACTATCGTTTTGATTCCAACAGACATTGGGGTGGTTGAATTAGGGTCGGTGAAATGTATCCCGGAAAGTTCAGAGATCTTAAAGGAGATTCGATCTTCCTTTTCCTCAATTTCGCCACATCTTAGTGTCAAGAAAGTCGGACCTGTGGCCAACCAAAAAGATGTGGATGATCCCATTTCTAATTTGGTAAGTGGAACTCGTTCAGAAGTCGTCGCCAAGATTTTCGGGCAGGATTTAAATTCAGGTCGTATGCAATTTATTGAAAAACTCGCTGTTAAGAAAGTGGAAGGCAgggcatgggatgcaaatgtaGATGGGCTCAGGCTGCCATTTGCAAAAACTGGAAATGGTTTTCATGGCGCAACATGGACTCAGTACAATAATGTAAAGCCGGGGAACCATGCGGAGATTTATAGCCCTCGCCCTGCAACCAAAAATCTTCACGAGCATATCGGTGGGCCAAGGAAAGAGTTTCGGCTGAATAATACTCAGAATCAAAAGCCAGCAAAGATGCAGATTGATTTTACTGGAGCAACCTCGAGGCCATTAGTTTCCCAGACGCATAGTGTTGACTCTGAGCACTCAGATGTAGAGGTTTCATGTCAGGAAGAGCAGAACGGGTTATCGACAGAGATGAGGCCAAGAAAGCGCGGTCGGAAGCCTGCCAATGGACGAATGGAGGCTCTCAATCATGTAGAAGCAGAGAGGCAGCGACGAGAGAAGCTTAACCAACGTTTCTATGCACTGCGAGCAGTTGTGCCAAATATTTCCAAGATGGACAAAGCTTCTCTCCTTGGAGATGCAATTTCTTACATAACTGAACTACAGACGAAACTTAAGAACATGGAGTCAGAGGGAGAAAGACCTAGAAGCATACCAAGGGAAGCATCATGTTTAGAAGCTAAGACAAGCACGGAGATGCAAGAATCGGTTCCAAGAATCGACGTCCAAGCCAACGGTGATGACGTTACAGTGCAGATGAGCTGTCAATTGGATGCTCACCCTGTGTCCAAAATCTACCAAGCAATCAAGAATGCGCAGGCAACTATTGTTGACACAAAAATGGCCGTTGGGAGTGAAAAAATATTTCACACATTCGTTGTAAAATCTGTAGGATCAGAACCGCTGACCAAGGAGAAGCTGATAAATGCGTATTCCCATGATTCCAACTCCTGGCAGCCGTAG
- the LOC140813070 gene encoding aspartyl protease family protein 2-like, which translates to MLRKEPVAPILSAKMDGKILFSLFLTISVSFSAALQYQTFVLTSLPTPQDLSWLIQKDHELGVGTDGASPESDDTFSLNLHHVDNLSPASNDTKESLFQLRLRRDAVRVKALVTIAAANASRKPPLSRDFSSSVISGLGHGSGEYFTRLGIGTPAKYVYMVLDTGSDVVWIQCSPCKKCYRQADPVFDPKKSTSFSGVSCGSPLCRRLDNPGCTANRQKCLYQVSYGDGSFTVGEFSTETLTFRRTRVKNVALGCGHDNEGLFVGAAGLLGLGRGKLSFPTQAGRRFGDKFSYCLVDRSSSSKPSYLMFGESSFSRKAVFTPLITNPKLDTFYYIGLNGISVGGVPVPVIASSTFNLDPSGNGGVIVDSGTSVTRLTRPAYIALRDAFRSGASNLKRAPDYSLFDTCFDLSGKTVVKVPTLVFHFTGAEVSLPASNYLIPVDSEGTFCFAFAGTTSGLSIIGNIQQQGFRVVFDLAGKRVGFAPGSCV; encoded by the coding sequence ATGCTTCGAAAAGAACCGGTGGCTCCTATCCTCTCTGCAAAAATGGATGGAAAAATTTTATTCTCCCTTTTCCTCACCATTTCTGTGTCTTTTTCTGCTGCTCTTCAGTATCAGACCTTCGTCCTCACCTCCCTTCCTACACCTCAGGATCTATCATGGCTGATACAGAAAGACCACGAACTCGGAGTTGGTACTGATGGGGCTTCACCCGAATCTGATGATACTTTCTCGCTGAACTTACACCATGTCGATAATCTTTCACCCGCTTCCAATGATACAAAAGAATCCCTTTTCCAGCTCCGTCTCAGACGCGACGCCGTTAGAGTGAAAGCACTGGTCACGATTGCTGCGGCCAACGCCTCAAGAAAGCCGCCTTTGTCGCGTGATTTTAGCAGCTCGGTGATTTCTGGACTTGGACACGGAAGCGGCGAGTACTTCACTCGCCTCGGGATAGGTACTCCTGCCAAGTATGTTTACATGGTGCTCGACACTGGAAGTGACGTTGTTTGGATCCAGTGCTCCCCGTGCAAGAAATGCTACAGACAAGCCGACCCGGTTTTCGACCCGAAAAAGTCGACTTCCTTCTCGGGAGTCTCGTGTGGGTCTCCACTCTGCCGGCGGCTCGATAATCCTGGTTGCACTGCCAATCGGCAAAAATGTCTTTACCAAGTCTCGTATGGCGATGGTTCTTTCACCGTCGGGGAATTTTCAACAGAAACATTAACATTTCGGCGGACGAGGGTAAAAAATGTCGCCCTTGGCTGCGGACACGATAACGAAGGCCTTTTCGTCGGCGCCGCCGGTTTATTAGGCCTCGGCCGTGGTAAACTATCTTTTCCAACTCAAGCCGGCCGCCGATTCGGTGATAAATTTTCCTACTGTTTGGTGGACCGGTCATCTTCCTCGAAACCGTCGTATCTCATGTTCGGTGAATCCTCGTTCTCCAGAAAAGCCGTCTTTACTCCATTGATAACTAATCCGAAGCTTGACACTTTCTACTACATCGGCTTGAACGGAATCTCCGTCGGAGGGGTTCCAGTCCCCGTCATTGCATCGTCAACCTTCAACCTCGACCCGAGTGGCAATGGTGGAGTGATAGTGGACTCGGGCACGTCCGTGACCCGGTTGACCAGACCCGCCTACATTGCACTTAGGGATGCATTCCGTTCGGGGGCGTCGAACTTGAAGCGGGCTCCGGACTACTCCCTCTTCGACACCTGTTTCGATCTTTCAGGGAAGACGGTGGTAAAGGTTCCGACTTTGGTGTTCCATTTCACTGGCGCTGAAGTGTCTCTTCCGGCGTCGAATTACCTGATTCCGGTGGATAGCGAGGGGACATTTTGCTTCGCTTTCGCGGGTACCACGAGCGGGTTGTCCATTATTGGAAATATTCAGCAGCAGGGCTTCCGGGTTGTGTTCGATTTGGCGGGTAAACGGGTCGGGTTCGCTCCGGGTAGTTGTGTTTAG